Below is a genomic region from Candidatus Manganitrophaceae bacterium.
CGTTTTCAAATCCGGGGGGCGGGTCAGGTCCATCATTCTTTTTACCATTCGGTCTATCCGGTCGACTTCGGAAACCATGACATCGAGATATTCCTGGTGTGATTTATTTTTGATTTCCTGGCGCAGTAACTGGGCGGAGCCGCGAATGCCACCTAAAGGATTGCGAATCTCATGAGCCATGCCAATGGTGACCGCCCCCAGATTTTTGAGGTGGTCTGTGGGCCTTTGTTGTTCTTTCAGTTCCTGTAGAAGGCTCATATTTTTAATTAGTATAACCACACCTTGAATGGAGTCATCAGATCCCAGAAAAGGAGATAGGGTTAGATTGACCGGGAACTGCGAAGATGGGGAG
It encodes:
- a CDS encoding PAS domain-containing protein, giving the protein MNNPEQIYENIFNSIIDGVLLVSPSMTVQKSNLTVEDMFHRSSDSFINQGLDELFPHQTHVLDITQKILENGACYHDVEAEGKRNSPSSQFPVNLTLSPFLGSDDSIQGVVILIKNMSLLQELKEQQRPTDHLKNLGAVTIGMAHEIRNPLGGIRGSAQLLRQEIKNKSHQEYLDVMVSEVDRIDRMVKRMMDLTRPPDLKT